The following coding sequences are from one Paraburkholderia caballeronis window:
- a CDS encoding extracellular catalytic domain type 1 short-chain-length polyhydroxyalkanoate depolymerase, giving the protein MPRKKTSVWFRGLNLFASLTGIRPKKKAVVRKTATVKTTRAPATKRAGPARGPRPSSTRTMGRWTRSFHSAPPLAGKLVNHLAYALYLPSAATSQAAMPLVVMLHGCKQTAESFAAGTRICRLAERAGFAVLLPEQAKAAHAHRCWNWHEPPAQSEAPAVASLVVSIVAEHGFDHERVYLAGISAGAGLAAVLGVHYPALFAAVGLHSGPVFGAAHSTFTAMHVMRGGSREDPLHLIETSVDVARYPGMPAIIVHGELDAVVAKRNAEQLSIEFARLNRLIDAEGALRVGERRTYSRDAADYVDYLKAGRLVVRVCIVRGLGHAWSGGDPREAFHSGKGPEATAMMWNFFRHQRRVATHPV; this is encoded by the coding sequence ATGCCCAGGAAAAAGACCAGCGTCTGGTTCAGAGGCCTCAACCTGTTTGCCAGCCTGACGGGAATCCGGCCGAAAAAGAAAGCGGTCGTGCGCAAGACGGCGACGGTCAAGACGACGCGCGCGCCCGCGACGAAGCGCGCCGGCCCGGCGCGCGGCCCGCGTCCGTCGTCGACGCGGACCATGGGCCGATGGACGCGCTCGTTCCACTCCGCGCCGCCGCTCGCCGGGAAACTCGTCAACCATCTCGCGTATGCGTTGTACCTGCCGTCTGCGGCGACGTCGCAGGCGGCCATGCCGCTCGTCGTGATGCTGCATGGCTGCAAGCAGACCGCCGAGTCGTTCGCCGCCGGCACGCGCATCTGCCGGCTCGCGGAGCGCGCGGGATTCGCGGTGCTGCTGCCGGAACAGGCGAAGGCCGCGCACGCGCATCGATGCTGGAACTGGCACGAGCCTCCGGCGCAGTCCGAGGCGCCTGCCGTCGCGTCGCTCGTGGTGTCGATCGTCGCGGAGCACGGTTTCGACCACGAGCGCGTGTATCTCGCGGGCATCTCGGCGGGGGCCGGTCTTGCCGCCGTGCTCGGCGTTCACTATCCGGCGCTGTTCGCCGCCGTGGGCCTGCATTCGGGGCCGGTGTTCGGCGCGGCCCATTCGACGTTCACCGCGATGCACGTGATGCGCGGCGGCAGCCGCGAAGACCCGCTGCACCTGATCGAAACGTCCGTCGATGTCGCCCGCTATCCGGGCATGCCCGCGATCATCGTCCACGGCGAACTCGATGCGGTCGTCGCGAAGCGCAACGCCGAGCAGCTCAGCATCGAGTTCGCGCGGCTCAACCGGCTGATCGATGCGGAAGGCGCGTTGCGCGTCGGCGAGCGGCGGACCTACAGCCGCGATGCGGCCGACTACGTGGATTATCTGAAGGCCGGGCGGCTCGTCGTCAGGGTGTGCATCGTTCGAGGCCTGGGCCACGCGTGGAGCGGCGGCGATCCGCGCGAAGCGTTTCATTCGGGCAAGGGTCCCGAGGCGACCGCGATGATGTGGAATTTCTTCCGGCACCAGCGGCGCGTCGCGACGCATCCGGTGTAG
- a CDS encoding diaminopimelate epimerase gives MTSSPSMRAARSTRSRAAWPVASAIGIGESGNRGIGFDQLAVVLDCDDAAARLLFWNPDGTPLDTCGSATRGVADLLMREAGASSVTLRTARGRLSCGRDIPLAEAADTPALPLPGHPAACSMGNPHCTFFVDDLDAIDIAAIGPGIETPPLFRNRTNVHFVRVVHRGRIRLRIWERGGGVPLGSGSCCCGAVVGGIRRGLLDDTVEMECDGATVTVRWDGVGGVVLTGLVEPVFSGVIGDWVWR, from the coding sequence ATGACTTCGTCCCCGTCGATGCGCGCGGCAAGATCGACCCGATCACGAGCGGCGTGGCCCGTCGCCTCGGCGATCGGAATCGGGGAATCGGGGAATCGGGGAATCGGATTCGATCAGCTTGCGGTCGTGCTCGACTGCGACGATGCCGCCGCGCGGCTGCTGTTCTGGAATCCGGACGGCACGCCGCTCGATACGTGCGGCAGCGCGACCCGTGGCGTCGCGGATCTGCTGATGCGAGAAGCGGGGGCGTCGTCGGTCACGCTGAGAACCGCGCGCGGCAGGCTGAGCTGCGGGCGGGATATCCCCCTTGCCGAAGCGGCCGATACCCCTGCGCTGCCGCTTCCCGGCCATCCGGCTGCGTGCAGCATGGGCAATCCGCATTGCACGTTTTTCGTCGACGATCTCGATGCCATCGATATTGCCGCTATCGGGCCGGGAATCGAAACCCCTCCGCTTTTCCGCAACAGGACGAACGTCCATTTTGTCCGCGTCGTTCATCGCGGCCGTATCCGGCTGCGCATCTGGGAGCGGGGCGGCGGCGTACCGCTCGGGTCGGGCTCGTGTTGTTGCGGTGCTGTCGTCGGCGGAATCCGGCGCGGTCTTCTGGACGATACCGTCGAGATGGAATGCGATGGCGCAACGGTGACGGTGCGATGGGACGGGGTTGGCGGCGTTGTGCTGACCGGACTAGTCGAGCCGGTTTTTTCGGGGGTGATCGGGGATTGGGTCTGGCGGTAA
- a CDS encoding YaiI/YqxD family protein produces the protein MQVLVDADACPVAVKDILFRAARRVEISVTLVANQYLRTPPSRFIKALQVPAGFDAADNRIVELVASGDLVITADIPLAAAALDKGAHVLDPRGNWFTRENIQERLTMRDVLDQLRTSGVDTGGPAPYTPQDSKAFAGQLDRFLARHGSRPGGVA, from the coding sequence ATGCAAGTGCTGGTTGATGCGGACGCCTGCCCGGTCGCCGTCAAGGACATACTGTTTCGGGCCGCGCGGCGCGTCGAAATAAGCGTAACGCTGGTCGCGAACCAGTATCTGCGCACGCCGCCGTCGCGTTTCATCAAGGCGTTGCAGGTGCCAGCGGGTTTCGACGCCGCCGATAACCGCATCGTCGAACTGGTCGCGAGCGGCGACCTCGTGATTACGGCGGACATCCCGCTTGCCGCCGCCGCGCTCGACAAGGGCGCTCATGTGCTCGATCCGCGCGGCAACTGGTTCACTCGCGAGAACATCCAGGAGCGCCTGACGATGCGCGACGTGCTGGATCAGCTACGCACTTCGGGCGTCGATACCGGCGGCCCCGCACCGTACACCCCGCAGGACAGCAAGGCGTTCGCCGGTCAACTGGACCGCTTTCTTGCGCGCCACGGCTCGCGGCCAGGGGGCGTCGCCTGA
- a CDS encoding AEC family transporter has translation MLSTLEILIPIFALILAGFVCRRRAVLGPTAASELNRFVVWLALPALLFDTMAHATWQQLDQPAFIATFWIAGAGVFVLILALRMAGGLHLADASIDAIAAAYPNTGYIGFPLCLIAFGSSSLTPTTIATILIACALFAIAIVLIEISLQSERRPHKLGLKVLTSLARNPLIVSPIAGVLVSAAQFRLPGSAETFLKLLSGAASPCALISLGLFLAERRPAGGVARSSLLLAGAKLIVQPLLAWWLAARVFALPVSLVQMTVVLAALPTGTGPFMLAEFYRREAGVASRTILLSTLGSLVSLSLLLLYMRHGQ, from the coding sequence ATGTTATCCACCCTTGAAATCCTCATTCCGATCTTCGCCTTGATTCTCGCCGGCTTCGTCTGCCGGCGCCGCGCCGTGCTCGGCCCCACTGCCGCGTCCGAGTTGAACCGCTTCGTCGTATGGCTCGCGCTGCCCGCGCTGCTGTTCGACACGATGGCGCACGCCACCTGGCAGCAACTCGATCAACCGGCGTTTATCGCCACGTTCTGGATCGCGGGCGCCGGCGTGTTCGTACTGATTCTCGCGCTGCGCATGGCGGGCGGACTCCACCTCGCCGACGCCAGCATCGACGCCATCGCCGCCGCCTACCCCAATACCGGCTACATCGGCTTTCCGCTGTGCCTGATTGCATTCGGCTCAAGCAGCCTGACGCCGACCACGATCGCGACCATCCTGATCGCCTGCGCGCTGTTTGCGATCGCCATCGTGCTCATCGAGATCAGCCTGCAGTCGGAGCGCAGACCGCACAAGCTCGGGCTGAAGGTGCTGACGTCGCTCGCCCGCAACCCGCTGATCGTTTCGCCGATAGCCGGCGTGCTGGTCTCCGCCGCCCAGTTCAGGCTGCCGGGCAGCGCGGAGACCTTCCTGAAGCTGCTGAGCGGCGCGGCCAGTCCGTGTGCGCTCATCAGCCTGGGGCTGTTTCTCGCGGAACGCCGCCCCGCCGGCGGCGTGGCGCGCAGTTCGCTGCTCCTTGCCGGGGCCAAACTGATCGTGCAGCCGTTGCTCGCATGGTGGCTCGCGGCGCGGGTGTTTGCGTTGCCGGTCTCGCTGGTCCAGATGACCGTCGTGCTCGCCGCGCTGCCCACCGGGACCGGCCCGTTCATGCTCGCGGAGTTCTATCGACGGGAAGCCGGCGTCGCATCCCGTACCATCCTGCTGTCGACGCTCGGGTCGCTCGTATCGTTGTCGCTGCTGCTTCTGTATATGCGGCATGGGCAATAG
- a CDS encoding LysR family transcriptional regulator → MDIKPLRYFVTLAQTRHFGRAAALLHISQPPLSRQLAALEADLGVRLVERSPHSVTLTAAGERFYGDARAILAALDQARSNARAVASGVAGTLTIGFTMCAAYSVVPGYARRFGSKFPEVTLNLREVVSNDLSAQVLNGQIDAAILFPGTNERGLASRMLISEPLCVALSREHPMARSRTLKIARLAGQPFVLAATEVAPTLRAAIMEHCRSSGFEPDIRFEVQLQQTVLSLVNEGVGVALVPASMSKVQLEGVVFRKLENAPLVDQVLLWSSANRNPCLQTFLDMV, encoded by the coding sequence ATGGACATCAAGCCGCTGCGCTACTTCGTTACGCTCGCCCAAACCCGCCACTTCGGACGGGCCGCGGCCCTGCTGCATATTTCGCAGCCGCCGCTCAGCAGGCAACTCGCGGCACTGGAAGCCGATCTCGGCGTCCGGCTGGTCGAGCGCAGCCCGCATAGCGTGACGCTCACCGCGGCGGGCGAGCGGTTCTATGGCGATGCGCGGGCGATTCTCGCCGCGCTCGACCAGGCGAGGAGCAACGCGCGCGCCGTCGCTTCCGGCGTGGCCGGCACGCTGACGATCGGCTTCACGATGTGCGCGGCGTACAGCGTGGTGCCGGGTTATGCCAGGAGGTTCGGCTCGAAATTCCCGGAAGTCACGTTGAATCTGCGCGAGGTGGTGTCGAACGACCTGTCGGCGCAGGTGCTCAATGGCCAGATCGATGCGGCGATCCTGTTTCCCGGGACGAACGAACGAGGGCTGGCTTCGCGGATGCTGATCAGCGAACCGCTGTGCGTGGCGCTTTCGCGCGAGCATCCGATGGCGCGCTCGCGCACGCTGAAGATCGCCAGGCTGGCCGGGCAGCCGTTCGTGCTGGCGGCGACCGAGGTCGCGCCGACGCTGCGCGCGGCGATCATGGAGCACTGTCGAAGCAGCGGCTTCGAGCCGGACATCCGCTTCGAGGTTCAGTTGCAGCAGACGGTGTTGAGCCTCGTAAACGAAGGGGTGGGCGTGGCGCTGGTTCCCGCGTCGATGAGCAAGGTGCAGCTTGAGGGCGTCGTGTTCAGGAAGCTGGAGAATGCGCCGCTGGTCGATCAGGTGCTGTTATGGTCGTCAGCGAACCGGAACCCGTGCCTGCAAACTTTCCTCGATATGGTGTAG